One segment of Setaria viridis chromosome 4, Setaria_viridis_v4.0, whole genome shotgun sequence DNA contains the following:
- the LOC117853614 gene encoding uncharacterized protein: MTDEIVPHDCALDISKDNIMARNKTFDKHYTIINGMLESSGFGWDWNKNKISVDSDSVWEEYVAKNKEASGYRHKTVLYWDSITLVFGKDHATGEAARTAAESSKDMSKEDLSNKEPTSSATSGSLKRQRSGDSFTSMIAEKMDKFAEALKKEAPKGPTSKEILDTLNEVQGLDEDTLLDLFDILTGDARKYESLLALPERMRKRWLLKQLNK; the protein is encoded by the exons ATGACCGATGAGATTGTTCCG CATGATTGTGCACTGGATATCTCAAAAGACAACATCATGGCGAGGAACAAGACCTTTGACAAACACTACACTATCATCAATGGTATGCTGGAATCAAGTGGATTTGGTTGGGAttggaacaaaaacaaaatatctGTTGATAGTGATTCTGTATGGGAAGAATATGTGGCG aaaaacaaagaagctTCTGGGTATAGGCACAAGACTGTCTTGTACTGGGACTCGATTACCTTGGTGTTTGGCAAAGACCATGCTACCGGTGAAGCGGCAAGGACTGCAGCTGAGAGCTCAAAAGACATGAGTAAGGAAGATCTTAGTAACAAAGAGCCCACATCATCGGCAACTTCAGGAAGTTTAAAGAGGCAACGGTCAGGTGACTCTTTTACCTCTATGATAGCTGAAAAAATGGACAAGTTCGCTGAAGCACTAAAGAAGGAAGCCCCTAAAGGACCAACATCAAAAGAAATTCTAGACACACTGAATGAAGTACAAGGATTGGATGAAGACACTTTGTTGGACCTATTTGATATCCTGACCGGTGATGCACGCAAGTACGAGTCTCTGTTGGCGCTTCcagagaggatgaggaagaggtgGCTTCTAAAACAGCTCAACAAGTGA
- the LOC117852662 gene encoding probable protein phosphatase 2C 58 yields the protein MGVYLSTPKTEKLSEDGENDKLKFGLSSMQGWRATMEDAHSALLDLDNDTAFFGVFDGHGGKVVAKFCAKYLHREVINSEAYAAGDLGAAVYRAFFRMDEMMRGQRGWRELQALGDKINQFTGIIEGLIWSPKGSDSNDRHDEWAFEEGPHSDFIGPNCGSTACVALVRNRQLIVANAGDSRCVISRNGQAYNLSRDHKPELEAERERIQNAGGYIQMGRVNGTLNLSRAIGDMEFKQNKFLSPDKQILTANPDINIVELCDDDDFLVLACDGIWDCMSSQQLVDFIREHINNEESLSAVCERVLDRCLAPSTMGGEGCDNMTMILVQFKKPITQTKEASGAEQSTGDTECSETHLAEANGS from the exons ATGGGGGTTTACCTTAGCACTCCAAAAACCGAGAAGCTATCTGAAGACGGGGAAAATGATAAGCTTAAATTCGGCCTTTCATCTATGCAAGGGTGGCGTGCAACTATGGAAGATGCC CACTCGGCTTTGCtagatcttgacaacgacactgcATTCTTTGGCGTTTTTGATGGACATGGAG GAAAAGTAGTTGCCAAATTCTGTGCAAAATATCTGCACAGAGAAGTTATCAACAGTGAAGCCTATGCAGCTGGTGACCTGGGTGCTGCTGTCTACAGAGCTTTCTTCAG AATGGATGAAATGATGCGTGGCCAAAGAGGATGGCGGGAACTTCAAGCACTTGGAGATAAGATAAATCAGTTTACTGGCATAATAGAAGGCTTGATTTGGTCCCCTAAAGGAAGTGATTCAAATGATAGACATGACGAATGGGCTTTCGAGGAG GGACCACACTCTGATTTTATTGGGCCAAATTGTGGGAGTACAGCCTGTGTAGCATTAGTGAGAAATAGGCAACTCATTGTGGCAAATGCTGGTGATTCGCGCTGTGTCATCTCAAGGAATGGCCAG GCATACAATTTGTCGAGAGACCATAAACCAGAGCTTGAGGCAGAGAGAGAAAGGATACAAAATGCAGGGGGTTACATCCAAATGGGTCGTGTAAATGGAACTTTAAACTTGTCAAGGGCTATTG GAGACATGGAATTTAAACAAAACAAGTTCTTGTCCCCTGATAAGCAAATTTTGACCGCAAATCCTGACATAAACATC GTTGAGCTTTGTGATGATGACGACTTTCTTGTTTTGGCATGTGATGGCATTTG GGACTGCATGTCAAGCCAACAGCTGGTTGATTTCATCCGTGAGCATATAAACAAT GAGGAAAGCCTTTCCGCAGTATGTGAAAGAGTGCTTGACAGATGCCTGGCTCCATCGACCATGGGCGGCGAGGGATGCGATAACATGACGATGATCCTGGTGCAGTTCAAGAAGCCGATTACTCAGACCAAGGAAGCCAGTGGTGCAGAGCAATCAACTGGTGACACAGAATGCTCGGAGACCCA TCTGGCCGAGGCGAATGGCTCATGA
- the LOC117852663 gene encoding uncharacterized protein, translated as MHLHVYSRGDDSWGNLPKWYDPYFYASGFGCCRVRVERSKRLTVASKPRPAPASASADQHSRQYASGLAQSQQRRWKTRTDPQTLPPAAMEFRFRAGDRPAGRSPSPARFSRPCDRRYLPRAGPFHGELPPPSPFEWEAAAWRERIIREEVERRLICEEVERRLIEEASLIEEEVRRELAVARARFGGAFGRVPFVGSDGPFVPPGAFFGPHGPFLPPVPPPLMPVGVHLH; from the exons ATGCATTTGCACGTTTACAGTCGCGGTGATGATTCCTGGGGAAATTTGCCGAAATGGTATGATCCATACTTCTACGCGTCCGGGTTCGGGTGTTGCCGTGTTCGTGTTGAGCGAAGCAAGCGCCTCACCGTAGCGTCAAAGCCGAGGCCCGCGCCGGCCTCTGCATCAGCTGATCAGCACAGTAGACAGTACGCTAGCGGCCTGGCGCAGTCACAGCAGCGCCGCTGGAAAACCCGCACTGATCCCCAAACCCTACCTCCCGCAGCCATGGAGTTCCGCTTCCGCGCCGGCGACCGTCCGGCCGGGCGGAGTCCGTCCCCCGCCCGGTTCTCCCGCCCCTGCGACCGGCGCTACTTACCGCGAG CAGGGCCCTTCCATGGCGAGCTGCCCCCGCCCTCGCCGTTCGAGTGGGAGGCTGCGGCGTGGCGCGAGCGGATCATCCgcgaggaggtggagcggcggctcATCTGCGAGGAGGTTGAGCGGCGGCTCATCGAGGAGGCGTCGCTCATCGAAGAGGAGGTCCGCCGCGAActcgccgtcgcgcgcgccCGCTTCGGCGGCGCTTTCGGCCGCGTCCCGTTCGTCGGGTCCGACGGCCCCTTCGTGCCGCCGGGCGCGTTCTTCGGGCCCCACGGCCCCTTCCTGCCGCCAGTGCCACCGCCCCTGATGCCGGTGGGCGTGCACCTGCACTGA
- the LOC117852664 gene encoding uncharacterized protein — protein MEKDAGGRKQEAAPAPVASKVQREAAAAGVSVTEWLQHVKASFLGLVRKVTARSEQEAAEADMRAAKAQVEATDEAEARKKQLADH, from the exons ATGGAGAAGGACGCCGGCGGGAggaagcaggaggcggcgccggcgccggtggcgtcCAAGGTGCAgagggaggccgcggcggccggcgtgtcCGTGACCGAGTGGCTGCAGCACGTCAAGGCCTCCTTCCTCGGCCTG GTTCGGAAGGTGACGGCGAGGagcgagcaggaggcggcggaggcggacatGCGGGCGGCCAAGGCGCAGGTGGAGGCcaccgacgaggcggaggccaGGAAGAAGCAGCTCGCCGATCACTGA